Proteins encoded within one genomic window of Alphaproteobacteria bacterium 33-17:
- a CDS encoding MFS transporter translates to MSQSGQDNSSPKLSRSDWIGFISMTVGMFMAILDIQIVASSLREIQAGLSASLDEINWIQTSYLIAEVIMIPISGWLARTFSTRYLFFFSCLGFTLMSLLCAVSWNLNSMIVFRTLQGAFGASMIPTVFSVIFIIFPLKMRPMITVMVGLIVTMAPTIGPILGGYLTESFSWHVLFLMNVIPGVFVCYSVWNYVNVDKPDLSLLKSIDYLGIFLITLALGCLQYVIEEGAKEDWFDSKTIVLFSSISAISFIFLMYHELKAKMPIIDLSAFTDRNFTTGCIFSFIIGWGLYNVVFLMPLYLASIKGFNSLEVGSYMFVTGAFQFLSAPLAGIASKKIDLRIMLSFGLLMFGLGTYLNSQLTAESAYWEFFLPQMIRGMSLMFCFLPINTITFGTLPKEAVKNASGLYNLMRNLGGAIGLAITNTLLNNGKKINFDTMRKNITEVSDVTVNLINNLSSNFSQYEITDPNLAAIKQVSGLVSREALIISFNDAFVSISLIFLFGFCLMGFVAKVDPNADTGEAH, encoded by the coding sequence ATGTCACAGTCAGGGCAAGATAATTCATCGCCAAAACTTAGCAGGTCAGACTGGATTGGATTTATAAGCATGACAGTCGGCATGTTTATGGCAATACTTGATATTCAAATTGTAGCAAGTTCTTTACGTGAAATTCAGGCAGGTCTTTCTGCTTCGCTAGATGAAATCAACTGGATTCAAACAAGCTATTTAATCGCCGAAGTAATCATGATTCCAATATCAGGCTGGCTTGCCAGGACTTTTTCAACCAGATATTTGTTTTTCTTTTCATGCCTTGGCTTTACGCTTATGAGCCTTTTATGCGCCGTATCGTGGAATCTTAATTCCATGATTGTCTTCAGAACGCTTCAGGGGGCTTTTGGCGCGTCGATGATTCCAACTGTGTTTTCTGTAATATTTATAATATTTCCACTTAAGATGCGTCCTATGATAACCGTAATGGTAGGGCTAATTGTTACCATGGCACCTACTATTGGACCTATATTAGGTGGGTATCTTACCGAAAGTTTTTCTTGGCACGTATTATTTTTAATGAATGTTATACCAGGTGTTTTTGTTTGTTATTCAGTATGGAATTATGTAAACGTTGATAAACCCGACCTTTCATTATTAAAATCTATTGATTACCTTGGAATATTTTTAATTACCTTAGCTTTAGGATGCTTACAATATGTTATTGAGGAAGGTGCAAAAGAAGACTGGTTTGATAGTAAAACAATTGTTCTATTTTCAAGTATATCAGCTATTTCATTTATATTTCTGATGTATCATGAACTTAAAGCCAAAATGCCAATCATTGACCTGTCAGCTTTCACAGACCGTAACTTTACTACAGGCTGTATCTTTAGCTTTATTATTGGATGGGGTTTATATAACGTAGTATTCCTGATGCCGTTATACCTGGCATCAATTAAAGGCTTTAATAGTTTAGAAGTTGGGAGCTACATGTTTGTTACAGGTGCATTTCAGTTTTTGTCAGCACCACTAGCAGGTATTGCATCTAAGAAAATTGACCTTAGAATAATGCTATCTTTTGGGCTTTTAATGTTTGGCTTAGGCACATATTTAAATTCCCAGCTTACCGCTGAATCTGCCTATTGGGAATTTTTCCTACCTCAAATGATTAGGGGTATGTCGCTTATGTTTTGCTTCTTACCAATTAACACTATTACATTTGGAACGCTGCCTAAAGAAGCAGTAAAAAATGCTAGCGGGCTTTATAACCTAATGAGAAACTTAGGTGGCGCTATAGGGCTTGCAATTACTAATACACTTCTAAATAATGGTAAAAAAATCAATTTTGATACAATGCGCAAAAATATAACAGAAGTATCAGATGTTACAGTGAACCTGATAAACAACCTATCTAGTAATTTTAGCCAATACGAAATTACCGACCCTAATCTTGCTGCTATTAAACAGGTATCAGGCTTAGTGAGCAGAGAAGCTTTGATTATTTCATTTAACGATGCATTTGTTTCAATATCTTTGATTTTCCTGTTTGGCTTTTGTTTAATGGGCTTTGTTGCAAAAGTAGATCCAAACGCTGATACTGGTGAAGCACATTAA